The Cottoperca gobio chromosome 22, fCotGob3.1, whole genome shotgun sequence genome contains a region encoding:
- the LOC115027151 gene encoding GTPase IMAP family member 7-like — MSGPYYQGFGGATDPNERRIVLVGKTGVGKSAAGNTILGREAFESELSPSSMTSECQKAKGDVGGRKVAVIDTPGLFDTNFSEEEVLKRIKMCISLSAPGPHAFLVILQLGRFTKEEQETIRMIQTTFGEDAAKYTMVLFTHGDQLRNQTIEGYISESPELQAIIQKCYHRYHVFNNEMKDPKQTSRLLDKIDKMTKANGGSCYTNEMFMKAEAAIDKEKQRLLKELEKQKEKDLDKLRAKYVEMAYCREEKRLHIRYEHEARARAERSNDFTAAPVIAIATACGAAVGGVLGVAGGPIGVVVGIAAGAAVGAAVGAISVKVSERCHVQ; from the exons ATGAGCGGGCCATACTATCAAG GGTTCGGAGGAGCCACAGATCCAAATGAAAGGAGGATAGTTCTAGTCGGGAAGACCGGAGTGGGGAAGAGCGCTGCAGGAAACACTATCCTGGGGAGGGAAGCGTTTGAGTCTGAGCTGTCTCCTTCTTCCATGACGTCTGAATGCCAGAAAGCTAAGGGGGATGTCGGAGGTCGAAAGGTCGCCGTCATCGACACTCCGGGCCTGTTTGACACTAATTTCAGCGAAGAAGAAGTGTTGAAGAGGATCAAGAtgtgcatctctctctctgctcctgggCCTCACGCCTTCCTGGTGATTCTTCAGCTGGGCAGGTTCACCAAGGAGGAGCAGGAAACCATCAGAATGATTCAGACCACGTTTGGTGAAGATGCAGCTAAATACACAATGGTGTTGTTCACACATGGAGACCAACTGAGGAACCAAACCATTGAGGGCTATATTTCAGAGAGTCCAGAACTGCAAGCCATCATTCAGAAGTGCTACCATAGATACCATGTCTTTAACAACGAAATGAAAGACCCTAAACAAACCAGTCGGCTCCTGGACAAAATTGACAAGATGACTAAGGCTAACGGTGGAAGCTGCTACACCAACGAAATGTTCATGAAAGCAGAGGCAGCCATAGACAAGGAGAAGCAGCGACTCCTGAAGGAGTTGGaaaaacagaaggagaaagaTCTGGATAAGCTGAGAGCCAAATATGTGGAGATGGCCTACTGCAGGGAGGAGAAGCGGTTGCATATAAGATACGAGCATGAAGCCAGAGCTCGAGCCGAAAGATCAAATGACTTTACCGCTGCTCCGGTAATAGCTATAGCAACAGCCTGCGGTGCTGCTGTTGGAGGTGTGCTCGGAGTTGCAGGAGGTCCAATCGGTGTGGTGGTTGGAATCGCAGCTGGAGcagctgttggagctgctgtCGGTGCAAT